Proteins from one Lacrimispora sphenoides genomic window:
- a CDS encoding PTS mannose/fructose/sorbose/N-acetylgalactosamine transporter subunit IIC, whose amino-acid sequence MQGVSLLVIIGLILYTVIAVVDQISIQCGLYTPLFAAVITGALLGDLPTGLVVGATLQLMTLGVATYGGATVPDYLSGAIMGTAYAIISGQGAEYGIGLAIPIGLLLTQMDILGRMTNSFLQHYADRCAEKADYKGVERANLLGLLPWVLSRVIPVALGLIFGEAVVTGVNAIIPAWFMTGLKTAGAILPAMGMAILMRYLPIKKYYPYFIIGFVLIAFGGATFTVMAAALIGLALAALHLTRVRERVAVQTLDDEEVEIDG is encoded by the coding sequence ATGCAGGGAGTTTCTTTGCTGGTTATTATTGGATTGATTCTGTATACCGTGATTGCTGTGGTTGATCAGATTTCCATTCAATGCGGATTGTATACCCCGTTGTTTGCGGCTGTGATTACCGGGGCATTATTGGGGGATTTGCCAACAGGTCTGGTAGTTGGTGCGACATTGCAGCTTATGACATTGGGAGTTGCTACTTATGGAGGTGCTACGGTTCCGGATTATTTGTCAGGAGCGATTATGGGTACCGCTTATGCAATTATTTCCGGACAGGGAGCAGAATACGGAATCGGTCTTGCTATTCCCATCGGATTGCTGTTGACTCAGATGGATATTCTGGGTAGGATGACCAACTCATTCTTACAGCATTACGCAGATCGCTGCGCGGAAAAGGCGGATTATAAAGGAGTGGAGCGGGCAAATTTACTGGGATTGCTGCCCTGGGTCCTTTCCAGAGTTATTCCGGTCGCATTGGGACTGATTTTTGGAGAGGCAGTGGTAACTGGAGTTAATGCCATTATCCCGGCCTGGTTTATGACAGGACTTAAAACTGCAGGCGCCATTCTTCCTGCAATGGGTATGGCAATACTTATGCGCTATCTGCCCATTAAAAAATACTATCCATATTTTATCATCGGATTCGTGCTGATTGCCTTTGGAGGCGCTACTTTTACCGTTATGGCGGCCGCATTGATCGGCTTGGCACTGGCTGCTCTTCATCTTACAAGAGTTAGAGAACGGGTGGCAGTACAGACTTTGGATGATGAGGAGGTAGAAATCGATGGCTGA
- a CDS encoding DUF3298 and DUF4163 domain-containing protein — protein sequence MQIISKKTLTDIMRYNGITVFTYAIHYPQFTTSCSSDAAQSINKFYEFRSRQSEVYCRTVLYPQAVDQARYVQKNQFPFNSYQFLSVFQTTYNKNCITSLYTDQYTYLGGAHGNTTRDSQTWDFNTGKQLSLEDFFPNNPQFTEYIFKGIQQQIEEQMKTGSSQYFDDYASLLRGNFNINGFFIKPSGIVIYYQQYDIAPYVRGIPEFLFPFQEGSPNA from the coding sequence ATGCAGATAATCTCTAAAAAAACGCTGACGGATATCATGCGATACAACGGAATCACTGTGTTTACCTATGCGATTCATTATCCCCAGTTTACCACCTCATGCAGTTCCGACGCAGCGCAGAGTATTAATAAATTCTATGAATTCCGGTCGAGACAGTCTGAAGTCTACTGCCGAACCGTGCTGTATCCTCAGGCCGTAGATCAGGCAAGGTACGTACAAAAAAATCAGTTTCCCTTTAACAGCTATCAATTTTTATCGGTTTTTCAGACCACATACAATAAGAACTGCATCACCAGCCTTTATACCGACCAATATACGTATCTGGGAGGAGCCCATGGAAATACAACCCGGGATTCCCAAACATGGGATTTTAATACCGGCAAGCAGCTGAGCCTCGAGGATTTTTTCCCTAACAATCCCCAATTTACGGAATATATTTTTAAAGGAATACAACAGCAGATAGAAGAACAGATGAAAACAGGCTCCTCGCAGTATTTTGATGACTATGCATCTCTTCTGCGGGGTAACTTTAACATCAATGGATTCTTTATTAAGCCATCGGGGATTGTCATCTACTATCAGCAGTATGATATCGCTCCATATGTAAGAGGAATCCCGGAATTTCTCTTTCCTTTTCAAGAAGGCTCTCCCAATGCCTGA
- a CDS encoding zinc ribbon domain-containing protein gives MKVCIACGMPMADASEFACGDTTKDYCVHCARPDGSMQSFEEKKSGMTNFIIKTQGFDEKAAAQMAESSMKKLPAWKEYFNS, from the coding sequence ATGAAAGTTTGTATTGCTTGCGGTATGCCAATGGCAGATGCTTCTGAATTTGCCTGCGGTGACACAACGAAAGATTATTGTGTACACTGCGCCCGACCTGACGGCTCTATGCAATCGTTTGAAGAGAAGAAGTCAGGTATGACTAACTTTATCATCAAAACACAGGGGTTTGATGAAAAGGCTGCGGCCCAAATGGCCGAAAGCAGCATGAAAAAGCTTCCGGCATGGAAGGAATATTTCAATAGTTAA
- a CDS encoding TetR/AcrR family transcriptional regulator: MKSKRQLQKENTRKKILETAYQIYSEQGFSATTAVIAKEAGVSHGTIFVHFSSLDELLCCLIQDFGDALGSEIHRLAETKDNMEELLKAHLDVLARHEKFYIRLIAERSLLPEEARLTFSNIQSIVAYHFNKVFERENNTCKDIPVHLLFNTWVGLIHYYLLNKDLFSPDTPIIERYGSELTVTFLKLIKK; encoded by the coding sequence TTGAAATCAAAAAGGCAATTGCAAAAAGAAAATACAAGAAAAAAGATACTTGAAACAGCATATCAGATTTATTCCGAACAAGGCTTTTCAGCTACAACAGCTGTTATTGCAAAGGAAGCGGGCGTATCTCACGGCACTATATTCGTCCATTTCTCATCACTGGATGAACTGCTTTGCTGTCTGATACAGGATTTCGGTGATGCTTTGGGATCGGAGATACACCGCCTGGCGGAAACAAAAGATAATATGGAAGAGTTGTTGAAGGCTCATTTAGATGTTTTAGCCAGACATGAGAAGTTTTATATCCGATTGATCGCTGAAAGGAGTTTATTGCCGGAGGAGGCAAGATTAACGTTTTCCAATATACAATCCATTGTTGCCTACCATTTTAACAAGGTATTTGAACGCGAAAACAATACATGTAAGGACATCCCTGTTCACCTGTTGTTTAATACATGGGTGGGTCTAATCCATTATTATTTATTAAACAAAGATTTGTTTTCACCGGATACGCCGATTATAGAGCGGTATGGCTCAGAACTTACGGTAACATTTTTAAAATTGATTAAAAAATAA
- a CDS encoding YbhB/YbcL family Raf kinase inhibitor-like protein has product MEGLYNIWINGFNYELSGFTEFHLEKDDNMKNQLIVTSPAFENEAVIPIQYTGRGEDISPELHLSSINENAKSLAIIMDDMGHPIPAYNHWVIWNIPVMETIPQNIPHGSHIAELNGATQGHGYGRNRYRGPKPPFNWSHLYQFNVYALDCMLDLPDKSRKRDLLAAMQGHILQEGCLVGRFR; this is encoded by the coding sequence ATGGAAGGTTTGTATAATATATGGATAAATGGATTTAATTATGAGCTTAGTGGATTCACTGAGTTTCACTTAGAAAAGGATGATAATATGAAAAACCAACTAATAGTAACCAGTCCGGCTTTTGAGAACGAAGCAGTTATACCGATTCAATATACAGGGCGCGGAGAGGATATTTCACCAGAGCTGCATCTGTCATCCATAAATGAAAACGCCAAGTCCCTGGCTATCATAATGGATGATATGGGACACCCAATTCCCGCATATAATCATTGGGTTATTTGGAATATTCCCGTCATGGAGACAATCCCCCAAAACATCCCTCATGGATCCCATATTGCAGAACTTAATGGGGCAACTCAGGGACATGGATACGGAAGAAACAGATACCGCGGGCCAAAACCGCCGTTCAACTGGTCTCATCTCTATCAGTTCAATGTATATGCATTGGATTGCATGTTGGATCTGCCAGACAAATCCAGAAAGCGGGATTTATTGGCTGCTATGCAAGGGCATATTTTACAGGAGGGCTGTTTAGTAGGAAGATTTCGGTAA
- a CDS encoding glycoside hydrolase family 1 protein, with product MKQEVNYGFPEGFLWGGATAANQIEGAYKEDGKGMSTSDYAAYKDPYATGEVNNFTFNVTSKELEEYRGHEDKYKFPKRWGIDFYHRYAEDIALFAEMGFKVFRFSISWVRIFPTGLETEPNEAGFAFYDKVIAELKKYHIEPLITLSHYEMPITLSEKYNGWQSRELIDCFVRFAAACFKRYKNDVKYWITFNEMNMNLNSLYTGAGSFPDRVDHLEEAAYQASHYQFVASSLAVKAGREIMPDAKIGCMINRIESYAKTCKPEDQLQALKADQINLFYPEVQARGEYPSYMSRYFKEKNIKLETEPEDFQIIRDYTVDFIAFSYYMTHVTEDRPDANELAGKLDSPIKNPYLKLTEWGWPIDPIGLRITLNKMYDRYKKPLFLVENGLGARDKMEADGSIHDDYRIDYIREHVKQMKEAVTDGVDLMGYTTWGCIDLISCGTSEMTKRYGFIYVDQDDEGNGTLNRSRKDSFHWYKKVIETNGEEL from the coding sequence ATGAAACAGGAAGTAAACTACGGATTTCCAGAAGGTTTTTTATGGGGCGGGGCAACCGCTGCCAATCAGATCGAGGGAGCCTATAAAGAAGATGGAAAAGGAATGTCCACATCGGATTATGCAGCCTATAAAGATCCCTATGCAACAGGAGAAGTAAACAATTTTACTTTCAATGTTACCTCAAAGGAACTGGAAGAGTACCGGGGCCATGAGGATAAATATAAATTTCCCAAGCGCTGGGGAATCGATTTCTACCATCGTTATGCGGAGGATATTGCACTGTTTGCGGAAATGGGATTTAAGGTGTTCCGTTTCTCCATTTCCTGGGTGAGAATTTTTCCAACGGGTTTGGAAACCGAGCCAAATGAAGCTGGATTTGCATTTTACGATAAGGTGATTGCCGAGCTGAAAAAGTATCACATAGAGCCCCTTATTACATTGTCCCATTATGAAATGCCCATCACTCTGTCAGAAAAGTATAACGGCTGGCAGAGCCGGGAGTTGATTGATTGTTTCGTCCGGTTTGCAGCCGCATGTTTCAAACGATACAAGAATGACGTGAAATACTGGATCACATTTAACGAAATGAATATGAACTTAAACAGCCTGTACACCGGGGCTGGAAGTTTTCCTGACAGAGTGGATCACTTAGAAGAGGCGGCTTACCAGGCATCTCATTACCAGTTTGTGGCCAGTTCCCTGGCAGTAAAGGCGGGAAGAGAAATCATGCCTGATGCGAAAATCGGCTGTATGATCAACCGGATTGAGTCCTATGCAAAGACCTGCAAGCCGGAGGATCAGTTGCAGGCATTAAAGGCTGACCAGATCAACCTCTTTTATCCGGAGGTACAGGCAAGAGGAGAATATCCTTCCTACATGTCACGGTATTTCAAAGAAAAGAACATAAAACTGGAAACTGAACCGGAAGATTTTCAGATCATCAGGGATTACACGGTAGATTTCATCGCATTCAGCTATTACATGACCCACGTTACAGAGGACAGGCCGGATGCAAATGAACTGGCTGGAAAACTGGACAGCCCGATCAAGAATCCTTATTTAAAGCTGACAGAGTGGGGGTGGCCCATTGACCCTATCGGGCTTCGTATTACACTGAACAAAATGTACGACCGTTATAAAAAGCCACTGTTCCTGGTTGAAAATGGACTGGGAGCCAGGGACAAGATGGAGGCAGATGGAAGCATTCATGATGATTACCGGATAGACTATATCCGTGAGCACGTAAAGCAGATGAAGGAGGCAGTAACCGACGGCGTGGATTTAATGGGCTATACGACGTGGGGCTGCATTGATTTAATCAGCTGCGGAACATCGGAAATGACGAAACGCTATGGCTTCATCTATGTGGATCAGGATGATGAAGGAAATGGTACGTTAAACAGATCCAGAAAGGATTCCTTCCACTGGTATAAAAAAGTGATAGAAACCAACGGTGAAGAATTGTAA
- the licT gene encoding BglG family transcription antiterminator LicT: MFEFVKSLNNNIVLAYDENHNEVVLFGTGIGFNRKRGDMVPESSVSKFFINGSNKRLASMVQNLSEDIVSVTEEIIQYGSRILEKQLHASILIILADHLYFAIERAKKNQNVDNPLQWEVPHLYPREYEIGGKGVKLIEERLKVKLPPQEASFIALHFVNAQFESQDMSDTLKITEIISRILDIVSYHFQLILDENSLYYSRFIVHLRYFIIRQETHMKDTIGLNDEDLLETVKIRYKKSYQCAVKIAKYLYDAYAWDVSKDEIIYLLLHIERITNVTNK, encoded by the coding sequence ATGTTCGAGTTTGTTAAATCACTGAATAATAATATCGTTCTTGCCTACGACGAGAATCATAACGAAGTTGTGCTGTTTGGAACCGGGATCGGTTTCAACCGGAAGAGGGGAGATATGGTTCCAGAATCTTCTGTCAGTAAGTTTTTTATCAACGGCAGCAATAAACGGCTGGCCTCCATGGTTCAGAACCTGTCGGAAGACATCGTTTCCGTAACGGAAGAAATCATACAGTATGGCTCCAGGATATTGGAAAAACAGCTTCATGCCTCTATCTTAATCATACTTGCCGATCATCTGTATTTTGCTATTGAGCGGGCGAAGAAAAATCAGAATGTGGACAATCCGCTGCAATGGGAAGTCCCCCACCTATATCCAAGGGAATATGAAATCGGAGGAAAGGGGGTGAAATTAATTGAGGAACGTCTTAAGGTTAAACTGCCGCCGCAGGAGGCATCCTTTATAGCCCTTCATTTTGTAAATGCACAATTTGAAAGTCAGGATATGAGTGATACCTTAAAGATTACAGAGATCATCAGCCGGATCCTGGATATTGTCAGCTACCATTTTCAATTGATATTGGATGAAAATTCTTTATACTACTCCAGGTTTATCGTGCATCTGAGGTATTTTATCATACGGCAGGAAACGCATATGAAGGACACCATAGGACTAAATGACGAAGATTTATTGGAAACGGTAAAAATCCGTTATAAAAAAAGTTATCAATGCGCCGTTAAGATTGCAAAATATCTTTATGATGCTTATGCCTGGGATGTTTCCAAGGATGAAATCATTTATTTACTGCTTCACATCGAAAGAATAACAAATGTTACAAACAAGTAA
- a CDS encoding helix-turn-helix transcriptional regulator, producing MKKSERLNDMMIYLNDKKFFSLKSIMDRYSISKSTALRDIQSLEEIGMPIYSKSGRNGYYGILPNRLLSPIVFTIDEVNALYFAMQTLNAYQSTPFHLNVQKLKQKFEGCISEERIKKLRKMELIFSLGSYKSKNECNRLQDILQMAVDENPCEVLYTKGELEKQYYVQFFDITSAYGQWYATAYNFQTKKPQVFRCDKIHFVQPSDKYTAKTLSELLISPEEMFRDHDSIDFEVGVTAKGVDIFYKEHYPSMELYQENGKYYVRGFYNKGEEPFIADYFTIYGERIISISPASLKNLIIDRIDTIKNHFISI from the coding sequence ATGAAAAAATCAGAACGGCTGAATGATATGATGATTTACTTAAACGATAAAAAGTTTTTCAGTCTTAAAAGCATAATGGATAGATATTCTATTTCCAAAAGTACAGCACTTCGGGATATTCAGTCCTTAGAAGAAATCGGCATGCCGATTTACTCTAAGTCTGGGCGGAACGGATATTATGGTATACTTCCCAATCGGTTATTATCCCCAATTGTTTTTACGATTGACGAGGTCAATGCGTTGTATTTTGCCATGCAGACGCTTAACGCTTATCAATCGACGCCTTTTCACTTGAACGTCCAAAAGCTAAAGCAAAAATTTGAAGGGTGTATATCAGAAGAACGAATAAAAAAACTACGAAAAATGGAATTGATTTTTAGCTTAGGCAGTTATAAAAGCAAGAATGAATGTAACCGCTTGCAAGATATTCTGCAAATGGCGGTTGATGAAAACCCGTGTGAAGTTCTCTATACAAAGGGAGAACTGGAGAAGCAGTATTATGTTCAGTTCTTTGATATTACCTCTGCCTATGGACAGTGGTATGCAACGGCGTACAATTTCCAAACGAAAAAGCCGCAAGTATTCCGCTGCGATAAAATTCATTTTGTACAGCCTAGCGATAAATATACAGCAAAGACGCTTTCTGAATTACTTATTTCCCCAGAAGAAATGTTTCGGGATCATGATTCCATTGACTTTGAGGTTGGTGTTACGGCCAAAGGCGTGGATATATTCTATAAAGAGCATTATCCATCAATGGAGCTGTATCAGGAAAATGGGAAATATTATGTAAGAGGTTTTTATAACAAAGGAGAAGAACCGTTTATCGCCGATTATTTCACGATTTACGGTGAAAGGATTATCTCGATCAGTCCAGCCAGCTTGAAAAACCTAATTATTGATCGGATAGATACAATAAAAAATCATTTTATTTCAATATGA
- a CDS encoding PTS system mannose/fructose/sorbose family transporter subunit IID, translating to MADKNQTGSVKLEKSDINKVYLRNLFTLQFGWNYEKMQGLGYAYVIMPVLKRLYSKDPEKMKRALKMHLGYFNTTPAMSHLIIGADMALEEELGIEAEEAITGLKTGLMGPFAGVGDTLFIAIYRAIVFSIASYIAMQGNPVGLIIPLIACAGVLWIRYKFTCIGYQSGRKMATGFADKISPITEAASILGLTVVGALIPSVIKYRTDLQFTMGEVTFALQDMLDKIMPSLLPLGIVVFSYWLLGKKKVNSTKLIFILIGLGMILGNLQSMLTYVAGLF from the coding sequence ATGGCTGACAAAAACCAGACAGGAAGCGTGAAATTGGAAAAAAGCGACATCAATAAAGTATATCTGCGCAATTTGTTTACTTTACAGTTTGGATGGAATTATGAAAAGATGCAGGGACTTGGATATGCCTATGTCATCATGCCGGTTTTAAAGCGGCTGTACTCAAAAGATCCCGAGAAGATGAAACGCGCACTGAAGATGCACCTGGGATATTTTAACACCACTCCGGCAATGTCTCATCTGATCATCGGTGCCGATATGGCACTGGAGGAAGAACTGGGAATTGAGGCGGAAGAGGCTATTACTGGTTTAAAGACCGGACTTATGGGACCGTTTGCAGGAGTCGGTGATACGTTGTTCATCGCCATATACCGGGCCATCGTGTTCTCCATTGCATCTTATATAGCTATGCAGGGGAATCCCGTTGGACTTATCATACCTCTCATTGCATGTGCCGGGGTATTATGGATTAGGTATAAATTTACCTGCATTGGCTATCAGTCAGGACGAAAAATGGCAACCGGGTTTGCGGATAAAATTTCTCCTATTACAGAGGCGGCCAGCATCCTTGGTCTGACTGTGGTAGGGGCATTGATCCCTTCTGTAATCAAGTACCGTACGGATCTGCAGTTTACCATGGGAGAAGTAACCTTTGCACTTCAGGATATGCTGGATAAAATCATGCCCTCCCTGCTTCCTCTTGGTATCGTAGTATTTTCATACTGGTTACTTGGAAAGAAAAAGGTGAACTCTACAAAATTAATTTTTATTCTCATTGGTTTAGGCATGATACTTGGTAATCTGCAATCCATGCTGACCTATGTGGCTGGTTTATTTTAG
- a CDS encoding beta-glucoside-specific PTS transporter subunit IIABC, translating into MEHLKLAQEIILYCGGKDNITQAWNCITRLRFHLKDREKADVKAIQALNGVLGAQFQGDQFQVIIGNEVLKVFEGVKKELGDLIVTSEEKTKKDKKRENPINVLFGVISGIFNPILPAITGAGIIKGILALLIFLKVLNPESNNYFVLDMISNATYYFLPFLVAFSAGKKFGVNEHLSATLAGIIMYPAFVNLSGQGISTVKFLFLNIPVMDYNSTVIPIILGVLLLSIVYKFIDRFIPSFLKLIVTPVASLLITAPVVLVFIAPLGSYVGKYVAAFFIALFGVAGPVAGLLMGGLMSVIVITGMHYAFFPSTFDGLGGVGYDILLLPMSIVSNMGQCGAVLGAAFKIKDKKMKSIAFSSALSALFGITEPAIYGVNLKYKKPFYAALTGGAVGGAIYGIFHVKAYAFSIPGITALPTYLKEGELNNFIWACIGVAASFLTAFIITLLLPMEGKEKVEGKEKEVDKISQDYEGQMVKIPVAAPMTGKAVGLDQVPDKMFAECILGKGIAIIPDEGIVKAPFQGQVKMIAPTKHAIGLISDRGVNVVIHIGIDTVNLQGKGFEVLVKEDQWVEKGEPLMKVDLDFIRENHLNPITPIIVTNSDEYVNVLDIPMDMAQAGTSEVLIAFQ; encoded by the coding sequence ATGGAACATTTAAAGTTAGCTCAGGAAATCATCCTCTATTGTGGTGGAAAGGATAATATTACCCAGGCCTGGAACTGCATTACCAGGCTGCGTTTTCACTTAAAAGACAGGGAAAAAGCAGATGTGAAGGCCATACAGGCTTTAAACGGTGTTTTAGGAGCCCAATTTCAGGGGGATCAATTTCAGGTGATCATCGGTAATGAAGTATTAAAGGTATTTGAAGGGGTAAAGAAAGAGCTGGGAGATCTTATTGTTACTTCGGAAGAAAAGACGAAGAAGGATAAAAAAAGGGAAAATCCGATCAACGTTCTGTTCGGTGTAATCTCAGGTATTTTCAATCCCATTTTACCTGCGATAACAGGAGCCGGAATTATAAAAGGGATCCTGGCCCTGCTGATATTTCTTAAAGTGCTGAATCCGGAATCAAATAATTATTTTGTATTAGACATGATCTCCAATGCCACCTATTACTTCCTTCCATTTCTGGTTGCTTTTTCAGCGGGAAAGAAATTCGGAGTGAATGAACATCTGTCTGCGACTCTTGCCGGAATCATCATGTATCCTGCATTTGTGAATTTAAGCGGGCAGGGGATCAGTACGGTGAAATTCCTTTTTCTGAATATTCCCGTAATGGATTACAATTCCACGGTGATCCCAATTATTTTGGGTGTCCTGTTACTGAGCATCGTATACAAATTTATAGACCGCTTTATACCGAGCTTTTTAAAACTGATCGTGACGCCAGTGGCTTCCCTTCTGATAACAGCCCCTGTGGTTCTTGTATTCATCGCACCACTGGGAAGTTATGTAGGCAAATATGTGGCAGCCTTTTTCATCGCCTTATTTGGAGTAGCGGGTCCAGTGGCCGGCTTACTGATGGGAGGGCTTATGTCGGTCATCGTAATAACCGGCATGCATTATGCGTTTTTCCCGTCTACCTTTGATGGGCTGGGCGGTGTTGGCTACGATATCTTACTGCTTCCCATGAGTATTGTAAGTAATATGGGACAGTGTGGTGCTGTACTTGGAGCTGCTTTTAAAATAAAAGATAAAAAGATGAAATCCATTGCATTTTCCAGTGCGCTATCCGCATTGTTTGGCATTACGGAACCTGCAATATATGGGGTGAACTTAAAATATAAAAAGCCCTTCTATGCCGCATTGACAGGTGGAGCTGTGGGAGGAGCTATTTACGGAATCTTTCATGTTAAGGCTTATGCGTTCAGCATTCCGGGAATTACCGCTTTGCCTACTTATTTGAAAGAAGGGGAGTTAAACAACTTTATCTGGGCGTGTATCGGTGTTGCTGCTTCATTTCTCACTGCTTTTATCATAACGCTGCTGCTTCCTATGGAAGGAAAGGAAAAGGTAGAGGGGAAGGAGAAAGAGGTTGATAAAATCTCCCAGGATTATGAAGGGCAGATGGTAAAAATACCGGTTGCTGCTCCCATGACTGGAAAAGCGGTAGGTCTAGATCAGGTTCCTGATAAGATGTTTGCGGAATGCATCCTTGGCAAAGGGATCGCAATCATACCGGATGAAGGGATAGTGAAAGCACCCTTTCAAGGACAGGTAAAAATGATAGCACCTACAAAGCATGCCATCGGTCTGATCTCTGACCGAGGGGTAAACGTAGTGATCCATATCGGGATAGATACGGTGAATCTCCAGGGAAAGGGCTTTGAAGTCCTCGTAAAAGAAGATCAGTGGGTAGAGAAGGGAGAGCCTTTGATGAAGGTGGATTTAGATTTCATCAGGGAGAACCATTTAAATCCCATCACTCCCATAATTGTAACAAATTCAGATGAATATGTGAATGTACTGGATATCCCTATGGATATGGCACAGGCGGGAACCAGTGAGGTCCTGATCGCATTCCAGTAA
- a CDS encoding carboxymuconolactone decarboxylase family protein, with the protein MKVSPAFQAFAKEAPEVQEAWMEMVQKVDGASALDKKTKELAYLAVMAAVGLESGLPFHVKMAKSTGATREEIISSILVGLPAVGNTIVKSLPIALEAYDEEA; encoded by the coding sequence ATGAAGGTTAGCCCAGCGTTTCAGGCATTTGCAAAAGAAGCACCTGAGGTACAAGAGGCTTGGATGGAAATGGTACAAAAAGTGGACGGTGCAAGCGCACTGGATAAAAAGACGAAAGAACTTGCCTATCTTGCGGTGATGGCTGCCGTTGGTCTTGAAAGCGGTCTGCCGTTCCATGTTAAGATGGCAAAATCCACAGGAGCAACAAGAGAAGAAATTATTAGCAGTATTCTGGTGGGATTACCCGCTGTTGGGAATACAATAGTTAAGTCCTTGCCCATAGCTTTGGAAGCATATGATGAGGAAGCGTAA
- a CDS encoding pyridoxamine 5'-phosphate oxidase family protein gives MNAKQEFTRMINTQTEIALATCTDGHPSVRIVNFCFDEAAKVLLFTTFGDNEKVKELEGNNKVAFTTIPHVGNEHIKAKGMAKKSNRTIFDVAELFIKKIPGYGDMIEQAGDYLVLYEISFESADVTLDFENKETYDLAD, from the coding sequence ATGAACGCAAAACAAGAATTCACCCGAATGATCAACACTCAAACCGAAATTGCTTTGGCTACTTGTACTGATGGCCACCCCAGTGTGAGGATAGTAAATTTCTGCTTTGACGAAGCCGCCAAAGTGTTGCTCTTCACCACTTTTGGAGATAATGAGAAAGTAAAGGAATTGGAAGGCAATAATAAGGTAGCATTTACAACCATTCCCCACGTAGGCAATGAGCATATTAAAGCGAAAGGCATGGCTAAAAAAAGCAACAGAACGATATTTGACGTAGCGGAACTTTTTATAAAAAAAATCCCAGGCTACGGAGATATGATAGAACAAGCTGGAGATTACTTAGTTCTCTATGAAATTTCCTTTGAATCAGCCGATGTCACCTTAGATTTTGAGAACAAGGAAACATATGATTTAGCTGATTGA
- a CDS encoding PTS sugar transporter subunit IIA yields MIGIIVTGHGEFASGLTSGLKLLAGETEYYEAVDFKAEDSTELLTEKLKEAIQRLKDCESVAVLADLTGGSPFNMASRLKMSGIHENMEVVGGINLPLVLHAYMSRGMISDIRELLDASMEMGKQHMMYFHTSDDACELEE; encoded by the coding sequence ATGATTGGAATCATAGTAACTGGTCATGGTGAATTTGCCTCTGGTTTAACCAGCGGGTTAAAGCTGCTGGCTGGAGAGACGGAATATTATGAAGCTGTTGATTTTAAAGCGGAGGATTCCACGGAACTTCTGACAGAAAAGTTAAAGGAAGCAATCCAGAGGCTTAAGGACTGTGAATCGGTTGCAGTGCTTGCGGATCTGACGGGAGGCTCTCCCTTTAATATGGCTTCCAGACTGAAAATGTCCGGTATCCATGAAAATATGGAGGTAGTCGGAGGCATCAATCTTCCTCTGGTCCTTCATGCCTACATGTCCAGGGGTATGATTTCGGATATCCGAGAGCTTTTGGATGCCTCCATGGAAATGGGAAAACAGCATATGATGTATTTTCATACATCGGATGATGCATGTGAACTGGAAGAATAG